DNA from Yamadazyma tenuis chromosome 5, complete sequence:
GGTGGAGGCTGAAACTGAAACTGCATTTTAAACACCTGGTTGTTGGAGGTTCTGTCATAGAAGGGGGATTCACTGAAGTAGTCGAGCACATTGCCAGTGTTGAGCCCGAACTGGTTGATCCACTCGGGGTTCTTCCACTGGATCTCATCGAGTTCACCGTAACTCATGTTACTACTGAAAACCAAAAGTCGCGCGAATTGTGGCATTGGTCTATTGATGCGGATTGAGTTGCGAGAACTCTTCAAACTTACGTTTTAGCTCATTTGCTTCCTGCTCCATCTCGTCGTCGGTACGGGCAACCCTTTGGCTGTCATCACGTACTCGGGTGGGTTTTTGCGTGTAGGCGAGTCTTCTGGCCTCAAAGTCAGTGAGAATGTCCACTTTCAGtagttgttggtggaccCGgtcattcttcaagtcgtcAGTTTTAAACCGTGGAATCAAGTGCGTATGCAAATGAGGTACCGATTGACCACTTTCCGGACCGTCCTGAATCGCGATGTTCAAGGCATCTGCCTTGTAGTTCCAGGTGAGAAATCTTGATAATGTTTGAAGACTTCGCATGTAGTCAATGCTCTCTTCATCGCTAAGTTGGTTGAATCGGTAGATTTCAGGGTTGTACGGCACAAGCAACACGTGACCTTGAATTAGTGGCTTGAGGTTTACGAGGGCATAACAGTGTTTGGACCGGAAGAACACTTGCTTGTTGACTATGTATTTGTAAAAGTAGATGTCAGACATGGCGTGAGTATCTAAAAAAAAAACTCCTGTTACGCGAGCGAGGAAGTGGTGAGAATAAAATAATAGGTGAAAAGTCCATCGGAAAAGGTCATGATAGGTCAATGGCAAGGATCTTATAATAGGCAAGTGGTAGAAAGCTGGAGCATTAATCCGAATGCAAATAGCGCTAGTTTAAGGGGGTTTACAACCATTGGCACAAGACCGAGGCCTACGCGATAAGCAGGTGTGAAAAACGTGTAGTATGTATATCTATTTTCTAGAAGTCTAACTCAATTATTCTTGCTTGGAAAAGTACTTAGAGGCATTGGCGGTGTCAATGGTATCTTCACCAGGCTTCCAGTTGGCTGGGCACACTTCACCGTACTTTTCAGTGAATTGGAAAGCTTCAACCAATCTCAaactttcttcaacagaTCTACCAACTGGCAAATCGTTAATAGTGATTTGTCTCAAGATTCCCTTAGGGTCAATCAAAAAGATACCTCTCAAAGcaacaccttcttcttccaacaacacaCCGTAGTCTCTAGACAAGGTGTGGTTGGTATCAGCCAACAATGGAATGTTGATCTTACCTAAACCACCATCTTTTCTGGCAACGTTGGTCCAGGCCAACAAGGAATATTCGGAATCGGTGGAGGAGAACAAAACTTCCACATCCTTTTCagtgaacttcttgacaGCTTCGGAGTAAGCAATGATTTCAGTTGGGCACACGAAAGTGAAAGCTAATGGGATAAAGGCCAATAAGACCCATTTACCCTTGTATTGTTCAAGGGAAATTTCCTCAAACACACCGTCGACAACAGCGGTTTTTTTGAACGATGGAGCTGGCTTTTGAATTTGGGCAACCATTTTTTTAATATGATGTGATGTAGaatcaagaaaccaagTAGGGGGGGATTCTGGCGAATTTATAGTTGGCACCAAAATTCTAGAATGTGATTTCGTTTGTAAGCGGGGTCGTGCACGGGCTCAACAAACCTGTGGCGCGCCATAGTTTTAGGTGATTGGCCGGAGGGTGGCTCGAGCGTTAGAGGCAGTTTGTTCCCGCGGTGGCGCCACCTGGGCCTACGCGTCATGCGTGTCTCGATTAATAAGACCGCACAGGACTAGACCAGGCTCCGCTCACCGCGCCACAGTTTTTGTACAACCCGTCTTATTATTATGTCAGCAAGTGCCCGTAACACCCATAGATCATTCTTGCGCGCAGCTTCGCCAGACGAAATAACTAAACACCTTTTCATCTACAATCAACGTATCATGGAAAAGTTTGGATTCCATAAAGTGTCCAATAAACCGGGTCCTGGAAACCCGACCATCAATCATAACCAACCGGTGAAGGCGTTCAAACGCCAATTCAGAGTGGACAACTGTCCCAATAACTCTATTGCTTTGGGGAACACCATTGGTGTCAATCCTGCCGATATACCAGAGGATCTCAATTATGTCATTGTGGATAATATGGTGGTATATTCTATTACTAGAGAGCTTCTGGTCAAGCCCGGAACTGTTGGAATGGCTGGGAATGTCAGACAATGGGGAAGATGGTCATTAAACCAACCGGTAACGATTGCCGACTTCAGTTTGAACAGTTTTAACGACAACTTTATCTACATAAAATCGGCAGAGATCTTTATCGACTACCGGTCTACCAAGAAACAGAGCCTGAATCCCATTAACCATAATGAATTGATTGCccaattcttgataaaCTATAACAACCAGATCTTACAGGCCACTCAACCAATTGTTATGGATTTCAAAGGCCAATTTTTCCTGCTTTACATCAACTCCATACAATTGATGGACATGGCGGGTAAGCCCACCGACTTCACTCTGTCGCCAGACGCTAAGGGGATTTTGACGGGCCAAGCTGAGGTGGACTTTTATCCTCATGAGAactccatcatcaacttggtgaaggaTGGCAACGCCAAGTCTCGCGTCAGCAATAAGCCAAGATCAAACCCCATTATTAACCCCGACTTTAAGTTGGACTCCTTGGGAATTGGTGGGTTGGACAACGAGTTCCAGCAGATTTTCAGAAGAGCTTTTGCCTCAAGAATCATCAGTCCagatttggtcaacaagttgggtCTTAGACACGTCAAGGGTTTGTTGTTATTCGGTCCTCCTGGTACTGGTAAGACGTTGATTGCGAGACAAATCGGTAAGATGTTGAACGTCAAGGAACCAAAGATTGTCAATGGTCCAGAGATGTTGAGTAAGTTTGTAGGTGCTTCTGAAGAGAACATCCGTAACTTGTTTAAGGACGCCGAACAAGAGTATAAGCAAAAGGGAGATAGTTCTGGTCTACACATCATCATATTTGACGAATTGGATTCGGTATTTAAGCAAAGAGGTAACAACAAGTCCGACGGGACCGGAGTCGGTGATAATGTCGTCAATCAGTTGTTGGCTAAAATGGATGGTGTTGACCAATTAAATAATATCTTGATCATTGGTATGACCAACAGATTAGATCTTATTGACAATGCGTTGTTGAGACCCGGTAGATTCGAGATTCAGATCGAAATATCTTTGCCTGATGAGAAGGGGCGGCACGAGATTTTATTGATTCacaccaagaaaatgaagaacaacaacttgttggacgaTGATATCGATTTCCAaaagttggccaagttgacgAAGAATTTTACAGGGGCAGAGTTGGAAGGGTTGGTCAATAGTGCCACCTCTTTTGCTATCAATAACTACACCAAATCAGACTCTCTCGCCAAAGTCGACGAAAATATCAGCAAGATGAAGTTGACCTGGCAGCATTTCGAGTTGGCATTGAACGAGGTCAGGCCTGCGTTTGGTGTTAACGAGGAGAATTTGTCCGAAGGCATTCCTTATGGGGTTATTAGATACAACGAAGCTATCGAGCGGATTTTGGATATGGGTAGATCTTATATCAATGAAGTGTCTCATTCAGAAAATGAAAGATTAATCAGTGTTTTGTTCCACGGGAAAAATGGGGTTGGTAAGACTGCCATTGCAACCATGTTGTCGTTGGAATCCAAGTTCCCTTTTATCAAGGTATTAAACGGTGAGTTATTGGTGGGAATGAAtgaattgatgaaaatcaacaccatcGACAACCTTTTCCGGGATATTTACAAGTCCCCCTTGAGTGTGTTGATTATCGACAAAGTTGAGAGTATCATTAACTACGTGCCTATTGGACCCCGGTTCTCTAATGATATTTTACAAATGTTGATGGTGTACTTGACGAGAAAGCCTCCAAACGGTAGAAGATTGTTGATATTGGCCACCACGTCCCAACACTCGATTTTGAAATCCATGAACTTGGTAGACTGTTTCACCAAATCCATCGAGATTAAGCCTGTGACCGATTTGGTTGAATTACAAATCATAATGAACGACCTTGACTTCATGTCGGAAAACGAAAGGTTGGAAATTTTGAACCAATTACAAAGATTCGACCAGCCTTTGAGCTTGGGAATCAAAAAGTTATTGCAAGTGTTGATGAATGCCAAATTTGCTAACCTTGATGTCAACGGAGTGGTCGAGAACCTTTTAGATGCCCAAACATAAGTATGTTAGAAATATATCCTCTCACGAGCCTATTTTATATGTGCACAGTCCAAAGATAACCCGAAGCTTCCTAATACAGAAAGCACTCCGAGCACCTTATGGCCGGGACTCAGCAGGTCCTCCACCCGCCATGCCCCGGATTGAGGGGAAAGTGGGGTGTGGCAAATCCAGATAAGGCGAGTGtcaaaaaaataaaaatacTGAACTATAGATGACCCTGCACCAAAAGTGCACCAAACACATAAAATATGGCAACCCAAATATATGTAATGGCTTCATACCCAAACATGTCTATTGAACTTAACAACATTACTATAGACTTACCTATATTATTCTTTTGTTCCAGGAAGATCCACCTCAACATGCTCAAGCTCCACTTCGGTGGAAGAAAACTTTCTGGCCCCGATTCTTCTTTCGAACAAGatatccaactcttcgtaAGTTCTTCCCTTTGTTTCCGGTAACCTGAAATAACACCAAAGCAACGTAGGAAAAGCAGTACCAAACCATATATAGGCAGTCTTACCCTTCAAGTTACCTTCAGTAGGGTTAATCATGTACGGCTCTATTACCTGTGAAATCAAGGAAATAAGATTATAAGCATTTCTCCCAATGGCAACCGTTTGAGCTCTTAATCTGGTAGCACTGATCTCAGAAAGAATGGTGAATCCCAAAGGACCGATGGTGGAAGCATAGGTACCCACCCAAATGATGGTGAACACGGCCTGTGTCCATTGCAAACCATCCGACTGATTGGGCGTGGCCAATATAGCTGTCAAAAGTAAGAAGATAGACAAAATCGTATAACCGGTGACATAAatggttcttcttccaaagttGGGAAGAAGGAACCACGATACCACACACCCAGTAAATGAGATACCAGTGACCcccaaattcaacttgtAGACATTATCAGCACTCAAACCAGCATTAGAGAAAAAGTAACTAGGACTGTACATCAAGGTGGAACCACTGGCCACTTGACCAGCAATGGCCATACAGGCAATTTCGGTTCTTCTCAAGTTGGTACCTTTGAAACATTGCAAGTATCCTCTCCATCCCTTTTCATCGTTACTCTTGGACTGGTGTTGAGCCTGTTCCAACGCATTAGTGTGGATCATCAATGCCACCTGATTGGGGATTCTGTGGTGAACGGCCTTGGATGCtaatctcttcaaagacttctCTGCTCCTTCATGATCACCTTTTCTGACCAACCACCAAGGCGAGTTAGGTGCTAAGAACGTCAAGATGAAAAGAGGAATAGGCCAGGCCCATTGCACGGCAAAGGGGACTCTGTAACTCCATTCTGTGGTGTTATCCACAAGACCCTGTAACACACCGGCCGCAATAAATTGACCGATGGCCCAACACATATTGACATAGGCAGTCAAGTGACCTCTCAAAGCCATAGGACACACTTCCGACGAGTAGGTGGGTCCCATGGTGGCAAAGATCCCCCAGGGAAGACCACACATGACTTGACCAAAGACCAAAATACCCACACTTGGAGCAAAGAACGGAATGAAGATAAAGGCAGACATCACTACCAATGACGCCATAATCACCATTCTGTGACCGAATCTTTCGATAAGGAACCCGTTGGCAAACACCCCAAAAATGGTACCCACACTCGAAGCGGCCCCTAAAGCAGACTGCCACTTTCCTGAAAGTTGATACAGACCATCACCTACTGGTTCACCgtattttctttggaacGAAGGGTAACCGTAAAAACTACTAATAAGAATGTTATCATAACCTTCCATCACAATGGTAAGCGAAAGCACCGCAGCCCAGAAAATGGCCTTTTTGTGGTGCTTGAATGCCTCTGCAAGCGTCAACTCGTGTTCTTCGGTGGTTGCGGCTTTGGCATCTTCGAGAACAAAAGCGGTTTTGGCGAGCTCGTGCTTGAAGGACGAAGCATCGCTGGCGTCCTCCAAGTGACTAATCTCTGGCTTATTAGCTCTATCAACTTTGTCCATGATAAACAGTGATATCAAGACTAACAAAACATGGGCAGAATGGCCTTTATATATACAGAAGCCGCTCAGGTTTCGAGGGGGTCGCGTAATTGGGGGAAGTTGGAGATCTTTGgcatttttttttgtttgCGCCTGATTAAGAGGGGCTCGGTTGGAGCACCTCCCCACCATGATTGTCAGGGGAGCTGGTGGTTTGAGTGGGGGATATTCGACTGGAGACGGGTGTGGGAATTGATTTGACATTAACGGGCTGTAGaagtgttggtgtttgttgGCATTGTCAGTGGTTTGTGTTTATTCTCTATGTCCTGAAATAAAAGGTTCCCCAGATTTTATGATCGTAAATCTGCGATACCCCAATGGAAAATTTATGGAAAATTTGCTTCGCAATAATACTCGCTGGGAGTCATGTGACCACGTCTCTTTGGCTTTCTGGGGCGTGTTAGTTGAGAAATGGAAAATTTAGTGGAATAGTGGCGGAGGAAAGATTCTCGTAAGCAGCACGGCTGACGCCTAGTGGAGGAGACTGGGGCGATGGCAACATGATGGACGTGGGGGCACAGTTTATCCCGTGGGTGCAAAATTGAATAACCGTGGGGCACAGTTAATTACCGTGTTGCTGGTAGTTGGTTTTTTTTGCAATGGTGGATAGTTTAAGAGAGGTAGCCGAACTGGCCAAAGTTCATGGAGAAAATAGTACTACATTATGTTTTGATCTTGATCCATACACCCACACGCTCTGACGACCAGTGCTTACTTTAGCCACACAGGCAACATGCACCCTTCATCATTTTGTCAAGATCCTGAATGTGCAACTAGATGGATAGTTCTCCATAAATGTGGAGCTGACTGTGGATGTTAAAGTTATGGAAGAAGTCATATGAGCTGACCTTAAAGTCTATAGTCAACAACGGTATTTATCCGCCAAGATGGCCTGTCAACGTGCAACCTTTTGAATTGTGCTGTCCATAAAGACTTAGCGAAAAAATAAAAACACGGACTTGAGTAAGAGGCCAGAGTAACGTACAAACATGCCAAAATCGCAAAACCAAAAACGTGTATATTTCATGTGTGTACCACCTGCGATATTGCTAAAAGCTCGCGAAATTTATCTCCAGCATCTGTGATCTACACATCCAATCACAatgatccacaaaaccccGCCTGGTCTCATATACTTTTTACACTGAACCCTGACTCCTTAGACTGGCTTTCTATTGTTCATAGATCTCATAGATTTTCTTTTTTTATATTTCCTCGCTATTCCTATTATTGTAACTTGGGTCTCTCACACTAAAAGTAGTACAGCTGGTCCATGGCCATCTAAGATAATTGAACCTACCAAAAGGGGCAGAGCTGCAATAGCACCGCCACTGATATTACAATAGTTATGGACTGTTCGGAAAACAAAGCCCGCAACACCAATTCTACCCAATCAACAGAACTGGCTTCAAACAAGGCTGTAACTACGATAGGCGGCAAATTGGATGCAGCTCATCGAGCGGTTGAGGTATTTTGCTGGTGCTCGTATGCGCAAGCCAACTGGGAAAAATATGGAAATACCCGTTTCCACGAATGGTACTACAAGACTCTCCGGCCAAAAAATTATTTTAACGGATGCAAGCATCTGCAAGCCGGTACCCGCTGACCGGAGTAAGTATGGGTATCTGCAAGAAACTGTTCGGGTCCCAAACACAATAAACCCGACTGGCAAGTACATGTCGTAAACCACTACCTTCAGGTGATTGGATGTTCAGAGGAATAAAGTTTAAGCGGCGGCATATGAGCCTAAAGCGCGAAAACAGCGGCACGAGCAATATAATTGCCAACGTCATCATCACTATTGGGGTAGATTTCTACATTACCATTCCACTTGGATTGATTGGCGACACTAGTGCTTGGCATAGATACTTTGGCAACGATATTTTGGCATATCTTGGAATTTTTGGCACATGCCAAGCCTTAACCGGAAGAAAACTCGACTATCATCCTATTTAGGATTGAAATAAGAAaaactccttcaaaatattcaacCAATTACTGCGCTGCGacaaacttttcaaatgCCTTTTCTCCAAAAAACTGGTAAATACGttagaaaaaaaaaaaaataaaaagACAGCAACACCAATACAAACAGAAGCTGTCTAACTACCACAAATCTCTAGTAAATTCGGTCACACACAAACACATACGTTGGATATCAGGTAGAAAGCATAAACTGGAGAAATTTGTGAATGGAAATGTGGCAAAACTATCTGGAAGCCCGTCAACGTAAGTGTATATTTTTTTGAACAGGAATGAAATTTTCTAGGCACTCTCATTTGTTATCAGATAAAAACACCGCAATTGAAGATTGCCCAAAAAGGCGGCATTTAAGCATTTGGTAAAAGGCCGAGCTCGGAAACTCTTCCCAAAAGGCCAGGTATCTGCAGCCCG
Protein-coding regions in this window:
- the HNT2 gene encoding Dinucleoside triphosphate hydrolase (COG:F; EggNog:ENOG503P449) produces the protein MSDIYFYKYIVNKQVFFRSKHCYALVNLKPLIQGHVLLVPYNPEIYRFNQLSDEESIDYMRSLQTLSRFLTWNYKADALNIAIQDGPESGQSVPHLHTHLIPRFKTDDLKNDRVHQQLSKVDILTDFEARRLAYTQKPTRVRDDSQRVARTDDEMEQEANELKRKFEEFSQLNPHQ
- the TSA1 gene encoding cTPxI (EggNog:ENOG503NY1W; COG:O) encodes the protein MVAQIQKPAPSFKKTAVVDGVFEEISLEQYKGKWVLLAFIPLAFTFVCPTEIIAYSEAVKKFTEKDVEVLFSSTDSEYSLLAWTNVARKDGGLGKINIPLLADTNHTLSRDYGVLLEEEGVALRGIFLIDPKGILRQITINDLPVGRSVEESLRLVEAFQFTEKYGEVCPANWKPGEDTIDTANASKYFSKQE
- the SEC18 gene encoding transport between ER and Golgi ATPase protein (EggNog:ENOG503NV43; BUSCO:EOG09260NC6; COG:O); amino-acid sequence: MEKFGFHKVSNKPGPGNPTINHNQPVKAFKRQFRVDNCPNNSIALGNTIGVNPADIPEDLNYVIVDNMVVYSITRELSVKPGTVGMAGNVRQWGRWSLNQPVTIADFSLNSFNDNFIYIKSAEIFIDYRSTKKQSSNPINHNELIAQFLINYNNQILQATQPIVMDFKGQFFSLYINSIQLMDMAGKPTDFTSSPDAKGILTGQAEVDFYPHENSIINLVKDGNAKSRVSNKPRSNPIINPDFKLDSLGIGGLDNEFQQIFRRAFASRIISPDLVNKLGLRHVKGLLLFGPPGTGKTLIARQIGKMLNVKEPKIVNGPEMLSKFVGASEENIRNLFKDAEQEYKQKGDSSGLHIIIFDELDSVFKQRGNNKSDGTGVGDNVVNQLLAKMDGVDQLNNILIIGMTNRLDLIDNALLRPGRFEIQIEISLPDEKGRHEILLIHTKKMKNNNLLDDDIDFQKLAKLTKNFTGAELEGLVNSATSFAINNYTKSDSLAKVDENISKMKLTWQHFELALNEVRPAFGVNEENLSEGIPYGVIRYNEAIERILDMGRSYINEVSHSENERLISVLFHGKNGVGKTAIATMLSLESKFPFIKVLNGELLVGMNELMKINTIDNLFRDIYKSPLSVLIIDKVESIINYVPIGPRFSNDILQMLMVYLTRKPPNGRRLLILATTSQHSILKSMNLVDCFTKSIEIKPVTDLVELQIIMNDLDFMSENERLEILNQLQRFDQPLSLGIKKLLQVLMNAKFANLDVNGVVENLLDAQT
- a CDS encoding uncharacterized protein (EggNog:ENOG503NUVA; COG:P); the encoded protein is MDKVDRANKPEISHLEDASDASSFKHELAKTAFVLEDAKAATTEEHELTLAEAFKHHKKAIFWAAVLSLTIVMEGYDNILISSFYGYPSFQRKYGEPVGDGSYQLSGKWQSALGAASSVGTIFGVFANGFLIERFGHRMVIMASLVVMSAFIFIPFFAPSVGILVFGQVMCGLPWGIFATMGPTYSSEVCPMALRGHLTAYVNMCWAIGQFIAAGVLQGLVDNTTEWSYRVPFAVQWAWPIPLFILTFLAPNSPWWLVRKGDHEGAEKSLKRLASKAVHHRIPNQVALMIHTNALEQAQHQSKSNDEKGWRGYLQCFKGTNLRRTEIACMAIAGQVASGSTLMYSPSYFFSNAGLSADNVYKLNLGVTGISFTGCVVSWFLLPNFGRRTIYVTGYTILSIFLLLTAILATPNQSDGLQWTQAVFTIIWVGTYASTIGPLGFTILSEISATRLRAQTVAIGRNAYNLISLISQVIEPYMINPTEGNLKGKTAYIWFGTAFPTLLWCYFRLPETKGRTYEELDILFERRIGARKFSSTEVELEHVEVDLPGTKE